From Phenylobacterium immobile (ATCC 35973), a single genomic window includes:
- the rfaD gene encoding ADP-glyceromanno-heptose 6-epimerase, with protein MTRKIIFVTGGAGFIGSNIVARLAEDRGLDVVVCDRLREADLGKWRNIAKHPIGDFVAPEDMFDWLERRWREVEAVVHMGAISSTTEPNADKIIEQNFCLSRDLFRWCADRQRRMIYASSAATYGAGDAGFVDDNDFEALAALRPLNTYGWSKALFDAFAVRQAAREYAPPQWVGLKFFNVYGPNEEHKRSMKSVASQVWPKVRDGQTVQLFKSYREGVPDGGQMRDFVYVRDVAEVVAWLIANEQVNGVFNLGSGEARTFADLAKAVFAAAGREPQIEYTAMPPAIRDKYQYFTLAPMERLRAAGYDRPMTSLEDGISDYVERYLSQPDHYR; from the coding sequence ATGACCCGCAAAATTATCTTCGTGACGGGGGGGGCCGGCTTCATCGGCTCCAACATCGTGGCGAGGCTGGCCGAGGATCGCGGCCTCGACGTCGTGGTCTGCGACCGGCTGCGGGAGGCCGACCTCGGCAAGTGGCGCAACATCGCCAAGCACCCTATCGGCGATTTCGTGGCGCCGGAGGACATGTTCGATTGGCTGGAAAGGCGCTGGCGCGAGGTCGAGGCGGTGGTCCACATGGGGGCGATCTCGTCGACCACCGAACCGAACGCCGACAAGATCATCGAGCAGAACTTCTGCCTGTCGCGCGATCTCTTCCGCTGGTGCGCCGACCGTCAGCGCAGGATGATCTACGCCTCCTCGGCCGCCACCTACGGGGCGGGCGACGCAGGCTTTGTCGACGACAACGATTTCGAGGCGCTTGCGGCCCTGCGGCCGCTTAATACCTACGGGTGGTCAAAGGCCCTCTTCGATGCGTTCGCCGTGCGTCAGGCCGCGCGTGAGTACGCCCCACCGCAGTGGGTGGGCCTGAAATTTTTCAACGTCTACGGCCCAAACGAGGAACATAAGCGCTCAATGAAATCGGTCGCCTCGCAGGTGTGGCCAAAGGTGCGGGACGGCCAGACCGTGCAACTGTTCAAAAGCTATCGGGAAGGCGTGCCGGACGGCGGTCAGATGCGCGATTTCGTCTATGTTCGCGACGTCGCCGAGGTCGTGGCCTGGTTAATTGCGAACGAGCAGGTGAACGGCGTTTTCAACCTCGGCTCCGGCGAGGCGCGGACCTTCGCGGATCTCGCCAAGGCGGTGTTCGCCGCCGCCGGCCGTGAGCCGCAGATCGAATACACCGCCATGCCGCCGGCGATCCGCGACAAGTACCAGTACTTCACCCTGGCCCCGATGGAGCGCCTTCGCGCCGCGGGCTACGATCGGCCGATGACTTCGCTCGAAGACGGGATCAGCGACTATGTCGAACGCTACCTCAGCCAGCCGGATCATTATCGCTAG
- the kdsA gene encoding 3-deoxy-8-phosphooctulonate synthase — protein sequence MAVLKLERWGLNVGDGHPLLVIAGLNVLEDEALALETAHTLKAICARLDLPFVFKASFDKANRSSIRSYRGPGLEKGLAILAKVRAEVSVPIATDLHEVVQAGPVAAVADIVQIPAFLVRQTDLVVAAARATHAAGGWLHVKKAQFLAPWDCANILSKIKEATEGADLTLLCERGSSFGYNNLVVDMLGMAEMKKLGVPVTIDATHAVQLPGADSRNGVASTGGRRDGVPIIAKAAVAAGADGVFLEFHPDPDRALCDGPSCLPLAEAESLLTTLKALHGVVNGG from the coding sequence ATGGCCGTCTTGAAGCTGGAACGATGGGGGTTGAACGTCGGCGACGGGCATCCGTTGCTGGTGATCGCCGGGTTGAACGTGCTGGAAGACGAGGCTCTGGCGCTGGAGACGGCGCACACCCTGAAGGCGATTTGTGCGCGGCTGGACCTGCCGTTCGTCTTCAAGGCCAGTTTCGACAAAGCCAACCGCTCGTCCATCAGGAGCTATCGCGGTCCCGGTCTGGAAAAGGGGTTGGCCATCCTGGCCAAGGTGAGGGCCGAGGTCAGCGTGCCAATCGCCACCGACCTCCACGAAGTCGTCCAAGCCGGGCCGGTGGCGGCTGTGGCCGACATTGTGCAGATCCCTGCCTTCCTGGTGCGTCAGACTGATCTGGTGGTCGCCGCCGCCCGGGCGACGCACGCGGCTGGCGGCTGGCTGCACGTCAAGAAGGCCCAGTTCCTCGCGCCTTGGGACTGCGCCAACATTCTCTCAAAGATTAAGGAGGCGACGGAAGGTGCGGATTTAACGCTTCTTTGTGAGCGGGGGTCGTCGTTCGGATATAACAATCTCGTCGTGGACATGCTGGGTATGGCCGAGATGAAGAAGCTTGGCGTGCCGGTGACGATCGACGCCACCCACGCCGTGCAACTGCCGGGAGCCGACTCCCGCAACGGCGTGGCCTCCACGGGCGGTCGCCGTGACGGGGTGCCCATCATAGCCAAGGCCGCCGTGGCGGCAGGCGCCGACGGCGTTTTCTTGGAGTTCCATCCTGATCCTGATCGTGCCCTGTGCGACGGTCCAAGCTGCCTCCCGCTCGCGGAAGCGGAGAGTCTGCTGACGACGCTCAAGGCGCTGCATGGCGTCGTGAACGGAGGCTGA
- a CDS encoding DUF3089 domain-containing protein, with protein sequence MRPPGWITAAAIGLVALVVGAAALFWGDVMQSTLDPRTPFQTYTPPPAPDYEEPQAWLLKPRSVERPQADLEADVFFIAPTTYDGGRDWNAPIGDPAADQLFRRVMAPNYAGAFTRVGRIFAPRYRQAGLYSQLTLREDARDARRFAYGDVATAFRWYVAHSGDRPFVLVGVEQGGFLGQRLLAEEITARPQVRSRLVAAYLIETAAPADRPAAVPCVRKDQAGCFAAWISARVNREDRARELLDRALVWTAKGEVENLRRRPALCFNPILGAVSDQPALARSHLGAANATGLEWDARPAFLKRQVAAQCRGGVLRVSQPKSPSLRPAGSWIERRRAPGFNLFYADLEADARGRVAAWRALARGAQSQPGLPVE encoded by the coding sequence ATGAGGCCTCCTGGCTGGATCACCGCCGCCGCCATCGGGCTGGTCGCGCTGGTCGTCGGCGCGGCGGCGCTGTTCTGGGGCGATGTGATGCAGAGCACGCTGGATCCGCGCACGCCGTTCCAGACCTATACGCCGCCGCCAGCGCCGGACTACGAGGAGCCCCAGGCCTGGCTGTTGAAGCCCCGCAGTGTCGAGCGGCCTCAGGCGGATCTTGAGGCTGATGTCTTCTTCATCGCGCCCACGACATATGACGGCGGCCGGGATTGGAACGCGCCGATCGGAGACCCTGCGGCGGACCAGCTGTTCCGGCGGGTCATGGCCCCCAACTACGCGGGGGCGTTTACGCGGGTGGGGCGGATTTTTGCGCCGCGCTATCGGCAGGCCGGGCTCTATAGCCAGCTGACCCTGCGCGAGGACGCCCGTGATGCGCGCCGGTTCGCCTACGGCGATGTCGCCACGGCCTTTCGCTGGTACGTCGCCCACAGCGGCGACCGGCCCTTCGTCCTGGTCGGGGTGGAGCAGGGCGGCTTTCTGGGGCAACGTCTCTTGGCCGAGGAGATCACGGCGCGGCCGCAGGTGCGTTCGCGCCTGGTGGCCGCCTATCTGATCGAAACTGCGGCCCCCGCCGACCGCCCCGCCGCCGTTCCCTGCGTGCGCAAAGACCAGGCTGGCTGCTTCGCGGCCTGGATCAGCGCGCGGGTGAATCGGGAGGATCGCGCGCGGGAGTTGCTGGATCGCGCCCTCGTTTGGACCGCCAAGGGTGAGGTCGAGAACCTGCGCCGCCGTCCGGCCCTGTGCTTCAATCCGATCCTGGGCGCGGTGAGCGATCAACCGGCGTTGGCGCGGTCGCACCTGGGCGCGGCGAACGCCACGGGGCTCGAATGGGACGCCAGGCCCGCGTTCCTGAAGCGCCAGGTCGCCGCACAGTGCCGGGGCGGGGTCTTGCGGGTGTCGCAGCCGAAGTCACCGTCCCTCCGTCCGGCGGGCAGCTGGATCGAGCGGCGGCGCGCGCCAGGGTTCAACCTGTTCTACGCCGATCTTGAGGCCGACGCTCGCGGGCGGGTCGCCGCCTGGCGGGCCCTAGCCCGCGGCGCGCAGTCCCAGCCCGGCCTTCCAGTCGAATAG
- the rfaE2 gene encoding D-glycero-beta-D-manno-heptose 1-phosphate adenylyltransferase: MELADLQDLLNRAPGRRVVCLGDLMVDRFVYGQVTRVSPEAPIPVLARSRELVMLGAAGNVARNVAALGGEVALIGVIGGNDPNGREALRLVEQETQIEGYLVDDPDRPTTLKTRFVSGGQQLLRVDLEDDKPIGGTVEQRVIRCVEDSCQGAGVVLISDYGKGVVTDAVIAAARRAATACGAKIVVDSKARSFARYGAVDLIKPNAAELAYATDMPTESDDQVAAALLRALELCEAKAVVVTRASKGISVAVRGEAVRHFPGVPREVFDASGAGDTTLAALGLALAADGALEDAVAFAQLASGVAVGKVGTATVSPDELVEAALSAHMAPAEAKIVGPQRLSEIVARWRAKGLRVGFTNGCFDILHKGHVAYLTQARAWCDRLVVGVNSDASVRRLKGESRPLNGLESRAMVLAGMSSVDLVAPFEDDTPIGLIELARPDILIKGADYAEDGVVGADLVRGWGGEVKLAPLVNGYSTTGVIARMLETKS, translated from the coding sequence GTGGAGCTTGCCGATCTTCAGGACCTACTGAACCGCGCGCCCGGGCGGCGGGTGGTTTGCCTCGGCGACTTGATGGTCGACCGCTTCGTCTATGGCCAGGTCACCCGCGTGTCGCCCGAGGCGCCGATCCCCGTGCTCGCCCGCTCTCGAGAGCTGGTGATGCTTGGCGCGGCGGGCAACGTCGCGCGCAACGTGGCGGCGTTGGGCGGCGAAGTCGCTCTGATCGGCGTGATCGGCGGCAATGACCCCAACGGCCGCGAGGCCCTGCGCCTCGTCGAGCAGGAAACGCAGATCGAAGGCTATCTTGTCGATGATCCTGACCGCCCGACCACACTGAAGACCCGCTTTGTCTCTGGCGGCCAGCAACTGCTGCGGGTCGATCTCGAGGACGACAAGCCGATCGGCGGGACTGTCGAGCAGCGGGTGATCCGGTGCGTGGAGGATTCCTGCCAGGGCGCCGGGGTTGTGTTGATTTCGGACTATGGCAAGGGCGTAGTGACCGACGCCGTGATCGCCGCGGCGCGGCGCGCGGCGACGGCTTGCGGCGCCAAGATCGTCGTCGACTCCAAGGCGCGATCCTTCGCCCGTTATGGCGCGGTCGACCTCATCAAGCCGAATGCAGCCGAGTTGGCCTATGCGACCGACATGCCGACAGAGAGCGATGATCAGGTGGCGGCGGCGCTCTTGCGCGCGCTGGAACTTTGCGAGGCGAAAGCCGTCGTCGTAACGCGGGCGTCGAAGGGCATTTCAGTCGCGGTGCGGGGCGAAGCCGTGCGTCACTTCCCGGGCGTGCCGCGAGAGGTGTTCGACGCTTCGGGGGCGGGCGACACGACCCTGGCGGCCCTGGGACTGGCCCTTGCCGCCGACGGTGCGCTGGAAGACGCCGTCGCCTTCGCTCAGCTGGCCTCAGGCGTGGCGGTGGGCAAGGTCGGCACGGCCACTGTCTCCCCGGATGAGCTCGTCGAGGCCGCGCTCTCGGCGCACATGGCGCCGGCCGAGGCGAAGATCGTCGGTCCGCAGCGGCTGAGCGAGATCGTGGCGCGCTGGCGGGCGAAGGGCCTACGGGTCGGCTTCACCAACGGCTGCTTCGATATCCTGCACAAGGGCCACGTGGCCTACCTCACCCAGGCTCGGGCTTGGTGCGACCGGCTGGTGGTCGGCGTAAACAGCGACGCCTCTGTCCGCCGGTTGAAGGGCGAGAGCCGCCCGCTGAACGGCCTGGAGTCGCGCGCCATGGTGCTGGCCGGCATGTCCAGCGTCGATCTGGTGGCGCCCTTCGAAGACGACACGCCGATCGGCCTGATCGAGCTCGCCAGGCCCGATATCCTGATCAAGGGCGCGGACTATGCCGAGGACGGCGTGGTGGGCGCCGACCTCGTCCGCGGCTGGGGGGGCGAGGTCAAGCTTGCTCCGCTTGTGAACGGCTATTCCACCACAGGCGTCATCGCCCGCATGCTGGAGACCAAATCATGA
- a CDS encoding SAM-dependent methyltransferase — protein MSLAQDNSIGGRARFDGAPAAFRAIIQSLSQNWRIGSLSFVSPRGEAFRLEGQRAGPHGSLILRDYRTTRRVLVAGDIGFAEGYLAGEWDSPDLAALLEALSLNFDEIKQVTLGNPLTRLIQRIGHALRGNSRAGSRRNIQVHYDLGNDFYAAWLDPSMTYSSALYDGVDASLETAQTRKYEVLARGMGLQAGHSVLEIGCGWGGFAEFAAREVGAQVSGVTISREQYDFARKRLFEAGLAERADIQLIDYRDVRGTYDRVASIEMFEAVGEKYWPIYFETIRDRLKDDGRAGLQIITIRDDLFEEYRSRSDFIQKYVFPGGMLPSQSRLASEIAAQGLVCDGALHFGQDYARTLAAWAQGFEAAWDEIKHQGFDARFHRLWRFYLAYCEAGFRSRRTDVVQLNLAKA, from the coding sequence ATGAGCCTCGCCCAGGACAACTCCATTGGCGGACGCGCGCGTTTCGACGGCGCGCCCGCAGCCTTCCGCGCCATCATTCAGAGCCTTTCGCAAAACTGGCGGATTGGCTCCCTGAGCTTTGTTTCACCACGGGGCGAAGCCTTTCGCCTGGAAGGTCAGCGCGCAGGACCACACGGCAGCCTTATCCTACGGGACTACCGCACGACGCGCCGCGTCCTCGTCGCGGGCGATATCGGCTTCGCCGAGGGATACCTGGCCGGAGAGTGGGACAGCCCCGACCTCGCCGCCTTGCTCGAGGCCCTTAGCCTCAACTTCGATGAGATAAAGCAGGTGACGCTTGGCAATCCACTCACCCGGCTGATTCAGCGAATCGGCCATGCTCTGCGTGGCAACTCGCGCGCCGGTTCCCGCCGCAATATTCAGGTGCACTACGATCTCGGCAACGACTTCTACGCCGCCTGGCTCGACCCCTCGATGACCTACTCCTCCGCCCTCTATGACGGGGTCGACGCCAGCCTCGAGACCGCTCAGACACGCAAGTATGAGGTCCTGGCCCGCGGCATGGGCCTGCAGGCGGGCCACAGCGTCTTGGAGATCGGTTGCGGTTGGGGAGGCTTTGCGGAGTTCGCAGCCCGCGAAGTCGGCGCCCAGGTAAGCGGCGTCACCATATCGCGCGAGCAGTACGATTTCGCCCGAAAGCGGCTGTTCGAGGCCGGCCTCGCCGAGCGCGCCGACATCCAACTCATCGACTACCGCGACGTCCGCGGGACTTACGACCGCGTCGCCTCGATCGAGATGTTCGAGGCGGTTGGTGAAAAATATTGGCCAATCTACTTTGAGACCATTCGCGATCGGCTCAAGGATGATGGCCGCGCCGGCCTGCAGATCATTACCATCCGCGACGATCTTTTCGAGGAGTACCGCAGCCGCTCAGACTTCATCCAGAAGTACGTCTTCCCGGGCGGCATGTTGCCTTCGCAAAGCCGACTGGCGAGCGAGATCGCCGCGCAGGGACTCGTCTGCGATGGCGCCCTGCACTTCGGCCAGGACTATGCACGAACGCTTGCGGCCTGGGCTCAGGGTTTCGAAGCCGCATGGGACGA